One part of the Musa acuminata AAA Group cultivar baxijiao chromosome BXJ1-5, Cavendish_Baxijiao_AAA, whole genome shotgun sequence genome encodes these proteins:
- the LOC135673926 gene encoding uncharacterized protein LOC135673926 — protein MVDTGSSADILYFDAFQKLGLARENLSPMCSALTGFTGDSISPLGAITLPLTLGTPPRSKTVMTTFLVVDLPTAYNAILGRPTLNKVRAVVSTYYQTIKFPTRAGVGELTGSPRESRRCYLTSVTLDKRARTEASQEDPRETKKLTPHPEPRGSTVDIPLREARPDQTVKVGSELPEREREQLIGLLWENADVFAWSPSDMTGVDPEVAEHHLNILPDARPVKQKPRCQAPDRQRAIQEEVDRLLAAGFIEEAKYPRWLSNVVLVKKHNGSWRMCVDYTSLNTACPKDCYPLPKIDQLVDATAGHARLSFMDAYSGYNQIRMAPEDREHTAFLTGQGVYFYKVMSFGLKNAGATYQSTVNKMFAHQIGRNMKVYVDDMIVKSREAGTHLADLAEAFATLRKFGMRLNPTKCAFGVTSWKFLSLPRLASVSPGERLGLYLAASPHTVSSVLVKESSDQQLPIYYVSHVLSGPEERYSPIEKLALALVLSVRKLCPYFQAHPVEVVTDQPLRQAVELGEHDIRYLPRTAIKAQAVADFIAELTRMEDINLEQAPEAWTLHVDGSANSKGVGAGLVLLAPDGRSFERSLRFGFKATNNEAEYEALLAGLRLALEMQVAAIHVHTDSQLVAE, from the exons atggtcgacacggggagctcggccgacatactctacttcgatgccttccagaagctgggcCTGGCCAGGGAAAATCTAAGCCCGATGTGCTCGGCACTCACCGgtttcacgggagattcaatatcgccCCTGGGGGCTATTACTTTGCCCTTGACCCTAGGGACCCCACCAaggtcgaagacggtgatgaccactttcctggtggtcgacctccccactgcttacaatgccatacttggtcggccgaccctcaataaggtcagagccgtcgtctcgacctactaccagaccATCAAGTTCCCAACCCGTGCGGGAGTTGGGGAACTCAcaggaagcccccgagagtctaGACGGTGCTACCTCACCTCCGTTACATTGGACAAGAGAGCCAGGACCGAGGCGTCCCAGGAAGACCCACGGGAAACAAAAAAACTGACTCCCCACCccgagccgaggggatccacTGTTGACATTCCTCTGCGAGAAGCTCGCCCGGACCAGACAGTCAAGGTCGGATCTGAGCTACCCGAGCGGGAACGGGAGCAGCTCATCGGTCTCCTATgggaaaatgccgacgtcttcgcctggtccccgTCAGACATGACGGGTGTCGATCCAGAGGTCGCGGAGCATCACCTCAACATCCTGCCTGACGCTCGCCCAGTGAAACAAAAGCCTCGGTGCCAGGCCCCTGACCGACAACGTGCAATACAAGAGGAGGTGGACAGGCTCTTAGCcgcgggcttcatagaagaagccaaatatcctcgatggttgtccaatgtagtcctcgtgaaaaaacacaatggaagctggaggatgtgcgttgattataCCAGCCTCAACACTGcatgccctaaagactgctaccccctcccaaagatcgaccagctggtcgatgcgACGGCCGGCCACGCGCGACTCTCTTTTATGGACGCCTACTCAGGgtataaccagatcaggatggcgcccgaagacagagagcacacggccttcctcaccggtcaaggggtgtacttctacaaggtcatgtcGTTCGGGCTAAAGAATGCTGGAGCCACATACCAGAGCAcagtaaacaagatgttcgcccatcagatcgggaggaacatgaaagtctatgtggacgacatgattgtgaaaagccgAGAGGCCGGAACGCACCTTGCAGACCTGGCCGAGGCCTTCGCCACgctgcgcaagttcggcatgcggctcaaccccacaaagtgcgctttcggcgtcacctcctGGAAGTTCCTCAG CCTTCCCCGGCTCGCCTCCGTCTCCCCCGGCGAGAGGCTGGGCCTCTACTTGGCGGCCTCCCCGCATACAGTCAGTTCTGTCCTGGTCAAGGAAAGCTCCGACCAACAgctcccgatctactacgtcagccacgtcctgagtggacCTGAGGAACGTTACTCGCCGATAGAGAAACTCGCGCTTGCCCTGGTGCTCTCGGTTCGGAAGTtgtgcccctacttccaggcacacccggtggaagtcgtcaccgaccaacctctccggcag gcggtggagctcggcgaacacGACATAAGATACCTGCCCAGGACCGCCATTAAGGCCCAagcggtagccgacttcatcgcggagctGACTCGAATGGAAGATATAAATCTCGAGCAGGCTCCCGAggcttggaccctacacgtcgacggctcggccaactcaaAGGGTGTCGGCGCAGGGCTGGTACTCCTCGCCCCCGACGGACGCTCGTttgagcgctccctccgcttcgggtttaaagctaccaacaacgaggcggagtacgaggCGCTCTTAGCAGGACtgaggctggccctcgagatgcaggtggccgcgATACACGTCCACACCGACTCGCAACTAGTGGCCGAGTAG